AAGATCGCGTCGTGCAGGAAGGTCATCGCCTCGGTCATCTCCGGCTCGTCGAACGCGCAGGTTCTGCCGTCCTCGCTCCAGGGCTCGGCGCCCCAGCCGTCCCAGACGGTGGCGAGGTTGTCCCACATCTTGTAGTCGAAGTCGCGGATGACCATGCCGGCCTCGCCGGTCTCGGCCCGTACCGCGCCGCCGACCTTCGCCACCTCCTCCCAGGTCCACTTCCCCTGCTCGATCAGCTCGGCCGGGGCGGGCTGGCCGGCCTCCTTCAGCATGTCGGTGTTGACGAAGACGCCGAACGGGGAGGTGGAGAAGGGGTAGGCGTAGAGCTTGCCCTCGTGCTGCCACAGCTTCTTCGCCGCCGGCAGCACGTCCTCGTCGTCCTCGATCTCGGCGAGCGCGCCGGAGGCGACGAAGTCGGGCGCAGAGTTCTCGAAGATCCAGGCCAGGTCCGGGGCCTTGCCGCCGGCTATCTGGGTGGTCAGCGCGGTGGTGTAGCTCTCGACCGGCAGGGTGTCGAACTTGATCTCCTTCACGTCCGGGTTCTTCTTGCGGTAGTCCGCGGCGATCGAGTTCAGCAGCTTCAGATGCTCCTCGTTGCCGGTCCAGATGGTCATGCGCAGCGTGACCGGGCCGCCGTCGGAGCCGGAGCCGCCGTCGGAGCCGCCGCACGCGGTGAGTGCGAGCAGGCCGGCGGCGGCGAGGGCGACGGGCCTTCCGCGGACGAGTGTTCCCCGGCCGGGCCGGGTGCGATGCCGTGTTGACGAAGACATGCGGGTGCCTCCTGTGATGTCGGGTCGGTCGGTGACCGCCGGTCAGTAACCGCTGATGTCGGGCCAGCGCAGTTCGACGCCGTGGGCGGTCAGCGTGCGCTGGAAGTCCTGGAGAAGGCGGGGGGTGTTGCGTACGGCGCGGGGGGTGAGGCCGTGCGTGAGGCAGTGGGCCGCGAGCAGCCCGGCGGCCTCGCCGATGTTCCACTCGACGGGGTGCAGGCGGTAGCAGCCGTTGGTGATGTGGGTGGTGCCGATGTTCTTGCCGGCGGGGACCAGGTTCTCCGTGCGCTGCGGAAGCAGCGCGCCGAGCGGGATCTCGAACGGGCTGGACGGCACGTCGATGTAGGTGTCGCGGCCGGTGGAGGGGTGCAGGTCGATGCGGTACATGCCGATGCCGACCGAGTCCGGGTAGCTCACCGCACCCTTGCCGCCGCGCACGTCGAGCGACAGGTCCTGCTCCACGACGGTGTACTCGGCCCGGATGCGCCGCGATTCGCGGATGTACGGGGCCATCGCCAGCCCGTCCGCGCCGCCGCCGGTGACGTCGCCGCGCAGCCGCAGGCCGGGGAAGCCGGTGCCGCCGTCGGGCCGCGGGGCCTCGGTCTGCATCCAGTACAGCAGCGACAGCGACAGCCCGCGGGCTTCCTCCAGCCGCGCCGCCGCGTCCGGCACGTCGATCACCGGGGCCTCGAAGTAGTCGACCATCGGCCAGTTGACGAGCGTGACGTCGCTGGCGTACGTCCCGGGCGCGAACTGGTCGCGGGCGGCGATCCGCCGGAACGTCCACAGGTTCGTGTCCCCGCCGCTGCGCCGCTGGTCGGCGACGACGGCGAGCGGGTCGTCGCCCGGGTTCGGGGTGAACTCGCGCTCCACCAGCTCCAGCGTCCGCGGGTGCGGGGCCCGCCAGGAGAGCAGCGGAGCGCCCCAGAACTCCGGCTCGTAGTCGCGCCAGAAGCCGTACGAGGCGGGCCGGTCGATGGTGTGGTCGCCGTCGACGTGGTCGACCGCGAAGCAGTACGACACCGCCTGCATGTTGAGCGGCTGTGCCTCGTCCGGGCCGCTGGGCTCGCCGGTCTCGGCGCCGGACTCGAAGCCGGTGACGTACTCGGTGCCGGTCAGCGGCAGCAGTTCGCCGGTCTCGGTGGCGTCCAGCACGTACGGCGCGGTGAGCACCAGCGGCTCGCCGCCGCCGGGGCGCTCCACCGTCACCGAGACGACCCGGTCGCCGTCCGTCTCCGCGGCCACCGGGCGGTAGGGCTGCAGCACGGTCAGCCGGCCCGCGCCGCGGTACGGGGCCAGCAGCTCGTCGATCACCGCGACGGCCACCCGCGGCTCGTGGCAGAGCCGGCTGACGTGCCCGGCACCCGGGTTGAGGTCCGGCTTGGCGCGGGCGGCGGCCGTGAGCGGGTAGTGGCGGCGGTAGTAGTCGCGGATGCCGTCGCGCAGCGCCCGGTACGAGGCGGTGGCGCCGAACTGCTCGATCCAGGTGTGCTCGTCGGGGGGCACGGCCTGGCTGGTGAGCTGGCCGCCCAGCCACTCGTACTCCTCGGTGAGGATCACCGAGCGGCCGGCGCGCAGCGCGCCGAGCGCTGCGGCGACGCCTCCGGTGCCGCCGCCGACGACGAGGACGTCCGCGTGCATGGGCTACTCCTTGGGGTGCTGAGTGGGAGGTGGGGGCAGGTGGGTCGCGGGCAGGTGGTCGCGGGCAGGGGTGTCAGCGGGC
The Streptomyces sp. CNQ-509 DNA segment above includes these coding regions:
- a CDS encoding FAD-dependent oxidoreductase, whose protein sequence is MHADVLVVGGGTGGVAAALGALRAGRSVILTEEYEWLGGQLTSQAVPPDEHTWIEQFGATASYRALRDGIRDYYRRHYPLTAAARAKPDLNPGAGHVSRLCHEPRVAVAVIDELLAPYRGAGRLTVLQPYRPVAAETDGDRVVSVTVERPGGGEPLVLTAPYVLDATETGELLPLTGTEYVTGFESGAETGEPSGPDEAQPLNMQAVSYCFAVDHVDGDHTIDRPASYGFWRDYEPEFWGAPLLSWRAPHPRTLELVEREFTPNPGDDPLAVVADQRRSGGDTNLWTFRRIAARDQFAPGTYASDVTLVNWPMVDYFEAPVIDVPDAAARLEEARGLSLSLLYWMQTEAPRPDGGTGFPGLRLRGDVTGGGADGLAMAPYIRESRRIRAEYTVVEQDLSLDVRGGKGAVSYPDSVGIGMYRIDLHPSTGRDTYIDVPSSPFEIPLGALLPQRTENLVPAGKNIGTTHITNGCYRLHPVEWNIGEAAGLLAAHCLTHGLTPRAVRNTPRLLQDFQRTLTAHGVELRWPDISGY
- a CDS encoding sugar ABC transporter substrate-binding protein, which encodes MSSSTRHRTRPGRGTLVRGRPVALAAAGLLALTACGGSDGGSGSDGGPVTLRMTIWTGNEEHLKLLNSIAADYRKKNPDVKEIKFDTLPVESYTTALTTQIAGGKAPDLAWIFENSAPDFVASGALAEIEDDEDVLPAAKKLWQHEGKLYAYPFSTSPFGVFVNTDMLKEAGQPAPAELIEQGKWTWEEVAKVGGAVRAETGEAGMVIRDFDYKMWDNLATVWDGWGAEPWSEDGRTCAFDEPEMTEAMTFLHDAIFADEAMPAPGTTADFFAGEAAMTVTQISRASLLDDSFGWDFVPLPEGPAGSYDVIGQAGLGVLGNGDNVEEAVDFLAFMTNEKNSAALGRYFPQARASQLDADTLATSNPQLKPAQLEEVVIGGIENGKVKPTHTNQAELFDAVRAALDPLWKPDADVAKTLQDVCSAIQPQLEK